In the Marinobacter sp. Arc7-DN-1 genome, AAGGCGACATCCGGTAGTTGCGACTGTGGCCGGTGTCTGTTGAGAGCACCTGTCCGTCAGAGCCAACCCGTTCCTGCCACCTTCCCCAGAGTTCATGGCGAATGGCGACAGGCGTCAGCTCAGTCCCGGCCAGCGGGCCTGAAATTGCCCGCCCTTCAATCTGTGACCATAGGGATTCGGTTTGATGGTCATACATCAGCAAGTCACTGTTGTAGAGCAAGCCCGACACTCCGAAGGTCAAGAGCCGACCATCCACCACGGGGTTGAACGCCATGCCGGTTCCGCACAACGGGCAGAAGGTAATCAGCAGCGGCGTACCGTCAAGGTCATGATTGACGATTTCGTGCCAGTTCAGAATGCCGATGGGGTATGCAAAGTGGGCGTCCCCGTCATCAAAGGTCAGCATCAGGTCATCGGCGCGCCAGGGCAGGCTATTGGCGGGGCGCTCAAATTTTGGATCGTCTATTGAGGGGATGCCATCACGAGGTGGCCCACCACGGAGGATTTCATCAACCGGCACCCGTGCGTTGCTGACATCAAATCCGTTTTTGCTCTCGGCAATGGCCGGCTGTGTTGCCCAGAGCAAGAGAGCAATCAGTACCGAACCAATCATGTTATCCATGCTCACGATTCACCTCCTGATATCCCCAGCTCCATCAGACGCTGCTCCAGCCTGGTGGCCTGCAAGGTGAGAGACCCCTGAACAACCGAAGTGTTACGACGCGCCTTTCTGAAACTGAATTTTTTGTGCTTCCTCATGCACCCTCTGCTCCGCTGCCTCGGCTGCCCGACGCAGGTGCAGATCCTTGCTGACACTGGTATACGTCGAGACCATATAAGGAACACAATACGTCAGCGTCACTTTCACCCAGTCCATCGAGCCCGTACCAACGACCGCTTCCCACTGGTTGATCAGTACCAGAAGCGTTCCAACCACCGCGGCCAGCTTGGCGGCTCGCCAGGGCGTACCGTGGCCCACTGCCAGTTCACAGGCATCCCTGCACTGGCGAACCGGCTCACGGACAGTCCAGGAAAAAGACATCAACGCCTCACGTGTCAGTTGTTTACGATTACGGCACTACTGACACAGGCACCTGCCACAGTGTTACAAATGCCAGCTCATAGGGTGGCACTCTCAAAAGGCATATCAACTGGCTGATGTAACAGAGTTCCCCGATGTTTGTCTGTTCTATTGAACATAAACCAAGAAAAAACCGGAGCAAAACATGCTGTTGAACTGGCTCTCCAGGCGCTTGGCCGCCTACCTTTCCAAGGAAGTTTCCCGGCACTCCACCAGAACCTCCACCTGGGAAGCCATGGTAAACACGCTTGAGCCCGGAGACGTTCTGCTGGTAGAGGGTAATACGCGAATCAGTGTTGCCATCAAGTATCTGACCCAGTCCACCTGGTCTCACGCGGCACTGTACCTGGGGCCAGATGCCGGTCTCGGAACCTCGGACGATGGTGAAGCCCACGTACTCATAGAGGCAGATCTTGAGGCAGGTATCCGCCCGCTTCCCCTATCTTTCTACCGAAATACCCATACCCGCATCTGCCGTCCGGTCGGACTTGATGAAGGCGACATTCACGCGTTGACGGACTATGCCCTAAGCCGCCTCGGCCACCAGTACGACATGAAAAACGTGTTTGATCTGGCGCGTTACCTGTGGCCGACACCGCCGGTGCCGACGCGTTACCGGCACAGACTGCTGGCGTTCGGAAGCGGAGATCCCACGCGGGCCATCTGTTCCACCTTTATTGCCGAAGGCTTCCAACAACTGCGCTATCCGATCCTGCCAGTGGTGAAAACATTTCCCGCCAACGATCCAGACTGTGAAGACTGCGAGATCGAGCGTTTCCGGATCCGGCACCCCTCCCTGTTCACACCGAGGGACTTTGATGCCTCACCTTATTTCCGGATTATCAAGCCCACCATTGAGGGCAACTTCGATTACCGGGCAATCGACTGGGAGGACCGGTAACCCTCAGGTGTCGGGCGACCGAGCAGAAAGCCCTGGAGTTCATCACACCCTGAGGTCAGCAGCCAGCTGGCCTGGGCTTCTGTCTCCACGCCTTCGGCAATGACCTCGCAGCCAAGGCTGTGAGCCATGGAGATCATGGTGCGACAAAGCACCTCATCCTGTTCGTTATCCGGCAATCCGATGACAAACGCCCGATCGATCTTGATGCGTTTGACCGGCAGTGCTTTCAGGTAGGCCAGCGACGAGTAACCGGTACCAAAGTCATCGACCGCCAATAATACGCCCAGTGCCCGGAAGCGCTGAAGAATCTTCAGCGCCATGGTGACATCTTCCATCAGCGCGGTTTCGGTGATTTCCAGTTCCAGACAGTCCGGTGCCAGATTGTGGGACTGCAAAATGTTTTCGATGGTTTCAGCCAGAGACGGGTCTGCCAACTGGCGGGCGGATATATTGACGGCCATGCGTCCCTCGAATCCCTGTTCATCCCAACGTTTCATGGTCACAACGGCCTGTTCAACGACCCACAAACCCATAGGGATAATCAACCCGGTCTGCTCCGCAACCGGAACAAAGTCAGCCGGAGACACAAGACCATCAGCGGGATGGCGCCAGCGCAGCAGGGCCTCATACCCTACACAACGACGTAGCCGGTCAAACTGGGGTTGATAGTGGAGCTCGAATTCCCGGTGCTCGATAGCGGTACGCAAATCCCTCACCAACGTCTGATGCCGTTGAATCTGTTCGCCGAAATCCGAAGCAAAGAACTGGACCTTCTGATCCGGCGATTTCTTCGCCCGGTGCATGGCGATCTCGGCGTGGCTCAGCAGGGTCTCGGCGTCACTGCCATCCATCGGAGCAACGGCAACACCAGCGCTGATATGGCATTCATGACTGAATCCCCCAACCTGGACTGGCGCAGTACAGGCACTGATCACATCAGCAATATCCGCTTCCAGATGTACCTCTGGCTTGTCTTCGCGGGCCGTAAACCACAAACCGAAGACATCACCGCCCAGCCGGGATACAAAACCCGGCTCCCGGCTGAAACGGCCAAGCCTCCGCGCCACCTCCTGCAATACCCGATCACCCGCCTGGTGGCCCGCAAGCCCGTTGAGTGCCTGAAACTCATCAAGACCAAACACCACAAGCGCACTGGCTGCCGCATCGTGTTTGCCCGCCTCCGCCAGATACTGCGTAATCCGTTCTTCAAACAGGTTACGATTGGCCAGCCCGGTGAGTTGATCGTAAAGGCTCCGGATCTCCAGTTCCTGCTCGGTGCGCTTCAGTGAACGGGTCCGCTCCATCAGTAACTGATCGAGGCGCTGGTTCAGGGACTGCAGGCGGTTCAGGTAAGACGCATTCTGTTTCAACATGCCGTTAAACGCGCCCTCAACCTCCCCGAACTCATCACACCGTTCCGGCTGCCGGACGTAGCTCAGGGGGTGCTCGGCATCGGTGCCGGCCTGGATAATACGGCTGCGTAGTCTCAGTAAAGGTGACAGCATCATGCGATCGACCACGGCCATGGTGACAATGGTTACGAAAATGGCAATCAGCAACGACAGCCCCGAAATGCGAGCTACGAACGCGGTCAACTCCGCCGAGACACCGGTAACGTCCACCCGCGCCCGCACCGGGTAGTCGCCGAGCCATTGGCCCTCCTGCCAGGCAATCTCCAACCGGATACCTTCGGGCCGCTCAAGATCCCGCAGCCGCCCCAGGGCATCGCCCGGCTCCCTGACCGCCTCACCAGCGCGTAACCACTGGTCACCCACCATCAGCTCGATACCCGTTAACCGTGAGCTTTCGAGCAAATGCTCAAGCGAGTCGGCGGTTACCGAGCCTGACTTTGTAGCCAGATAGGTTTTGATGGCCTGTTCAGCGACGGTGGCATGCTGGCGTAACAGGCTCTCTTCGTAATTTCGATAAGACGGAATCAGAATCACGAACTCGATGACCAGGATCGCCACAAAGGCGGCCACGGTCAGGTTCCGGCACAGCCGACAGGCAACAAGTTGTCTGGCCCAGTTCATCAGCGATTGCCAGTTGGTCCGACCGAAACCAGTGCCTTCCCTCGCACCGTCAAAACCTGCTTCCATCCCAGCCGGCCACCTCATTGCACTGTCTCCCGTTGATTGGCGTACCCGTTGATTCCACGTACTATCGACACAACAGGCTTACGGTTGTTACACCCCCTGTCCCTGCACGTCCACGGCTGTTCAAAGGTGAAGATAGCGTGGTTGAGGTTTTCATCAACCCCGTGATCAGTCGTTTGTGACAAGATCTACCGGCGATTCTTATAGCTCCCGCACCCCCAACCAGATCCCTGCCAGCATACCGGCCAGGGCAGACAGGCTGGCCAGGGACAGGGCGGGCAAGGCCAGTAGCAACTGGAAATCGTTACCCCCCAGCGCCAGAGCTGATCCGGCTCCCATCAACAACCCGCTGCCCAGGTGTTTGCCGGTTTCGCCGGAGGCTGGCACCACCCATCGGAAACGGCGGAAGCGCCAGGCGCCCGCGGTCATGCCCAGCAACATGGAGACCAGTATCAGTGCCCGGGAGAACGACGGCGGTGGCGAGGTGCCTACTATCAGGTTAAGCCCTGCGTCGCGAACAAAATCACTGGGCGACCAGGCCGGCTCATATAGAAAGAGCGCACCCGCAAAAACTCCCACTAGCATGATGCCGCCCCACATGCGCCAGCGGTGGCGAAACTTCCGGTAAACCAGTATCGAGGCCAGCACCAGGCTTGCCACCGCAAACCAGGGCAGCAGCCCTAGTTGGTATGGCGTGCTCCGGAGGTCTGGCTTCAGGTCTGCAATGATCAGCAATACCCATCCGGCCAACCAGCCCAGCATGGTTAACAGCATGCGCAGATCTCCACTGGAAAGGCGTGTAGCCGTGGAGATGGAACAGGCGCCATTGATCGCTGCCCCGACCCCGAACACAAAACCACCCAGGGGGATAGACCAGTGAAAAGGATAGACCGCCAGAAAGGAATGGTCATGATATTCAATCAGGGGCGTGAACAGATAGATCCAGAATCCAGCCATGAGGATAGCTGTCAGGCGCAAACGTCGGCCCCTGATCCAGTCGTTGACACCACGGACCATACAGAGGCCAGTTACCTGGGCGGTGTAACCAATCACCGCGGCAATGGTCAGTGCGATTGCGACTGAAAACATGAAAACCCTGCTCCCTATCCTGAAGTTCAGGACACGCGAACAGGGTAAATGTTACCGGAGGGCAGGTTGCCATTTCCCGACCCGGTTATCGGCAAAGTTCACGCTCCAGAAGCCTGTCGGACTTAAGTGATCGTCACGAGCAAGGTG is a window encoding:
- the nrtS gene encoding nitrate/nitrite transporter NrtS, translated to MSFSWTVREPVRQCRDACELAVGHGTPWRAAKLAAVVGTLLVLINQWEAVVGTGSMDWVKVTLTYCVPYMVSTYTSVSKDLHLRRAAEAAEQRVHEEAQKIQFQKGAS
- a CDS encoding YeeE/YedE thiosulfate transporter family protein; amino-acid sequence: MFSVAIALTIAAVIGYTAQVTGLCMVRGVNDWIRGRRLRLTAILMAGFWIYLFTPLIEYHDHSFLAVYPFHWSIPLGGFVFGVGAAINGACSISTATRLSSGDLRMLLTMLGWLAGWVLLIIADLKPDLRSTPYQLGLLPWFAVASLVLASILVYRKFRHRWRMWGGIMLVGVFAGALFLYEPAWSPSDFVRDAGLNLIVGTSPPPSFSRALILVSMLLGMTAGAWRFRRFRWVVPASGETGKHLGSGLLMGAGSALALGGNDFQLLLALPALSLASLSALAGMLAGIWLGVREL
- a CDS encoding putative bifunctional diguanylate cyclase/phosphodiesterase; this encodes MRWPAGMEAGFDGAREGTGFGRTNWQSLMNWARQLVACRLCRNLTVAAFVAILVIEFVILIPSYRNYEESLLRQHATVAEQAIKTYLATKSGSVTADSLEHLLESSRLTGIELMVGDQWLRAGEAVREPGDALGRLRDLERPEGIRLEIAWQEGQWLGDYPVRARVDVTGVSAELTAFVARISGLSLLIAIFVTIVTMAVVDRMMLSPLLRLRSRIIQAGTDAEHPLSYVRQPERCDEFGEVEGAFNGMLKQNASYLNRLQSLNQRLDQLLMERTRSLKRTEQELEIRSLYDQLTGLANRNLFEERITQYLAEAGKHDAAASALVVFGLDEFQALNGLAGHQAGDRVLQEVARRLGRFSREPGFVSRLGGDVFGLWFTAREDKPEVHLEADIADVISACTAPVQVGGFSHECHISAGVAVAPMDGSDAETLLSHAEIAMHRAKKSPDQKVQFFASDFGEQIQRHQTLVRDLRTAIEHREFELHYQPQFDRLRRCVGYEALLRWRHPADGLVSPADFVPVAEQTGLIIPMGLWVVEQAVVTMKRWDEQGFEGRMAVNISARQLADPSLAETIENILQSHNLAPDCLELEITETALMEDVTMALKILQRFRALGVLLAVDDFGTGYSSLAYLKALPVKRIKIDRAFVIGLPDNEQDEVLCRTMISMAHSLGCEVIAEGVETEAQASWLLTSGCDELQGFLLGRPTPEGYRSSQSIAR
- a CDS encoding DUF3179 domain-containing protein, yielding MDNMIGSVLIALLLWATQPAIAESKNGFDVSNARVPVDEILRGGPPRDGIPSIDDPKFERPANSLPWRADDLMLTFDDGDAHFAYPIGILNWHEIVNHDLDGTPLLITFCPLCGTGMAFNPVVDGRLLTFGVSGLLYNSDLLMYDHQTESLWSQIEGRAISGPLAGTELTPVAIRHELWGRWQERVGSDGQVLSTDTGHSRNYRMSPYGDYDHSERLYFPVTHTSRKYHPKTWVLGWTHNGESKAWPFPELADHGAVLEDRIGGKAVRIHYDPEVPSAELRDASGKLLPATRAFWFAWYTFHPDTRIYEAD
- a CDS encoding YiiX/YebB-like N1pC/P60 family cysteine hydrolase; translated protein: MLLNWLSRRLAAYLSKEVSRHSTRTSTWEAMVNTLEPGDVLLVEGNTRISVAIKYLTQSTWSHAALYLGPDAGLGTSDDGEAHVLIEADLEAGIRPLPLSFYRNTHTRICRPVGLDEGDIHALTDYALSRLGHQYDMKNVFDLARYLWPTPPVPTRYRHRLLAFGSGDPTRAICSTFIAEGFQQLRYPILPVVKTFPANDPDCEDCEIERFRIRHPSLFTPRDFDASPYFRIIKPTIEGNFDYRAIDWEDR